One Kitasatospora sp. NBC_01287 DNA window includes the following coding sequences:
- a CDS encoding helix-turn-helix transcriptional regulator: protein MTADMGSTLRELRQASGKEAKAVARSAAMSPSKLSRIETGKLSPSVMDADRILTALGVSDEVRAGLIEVARREATEAIAWRSYRRTGLHHHQDAIRAVESDTTVQRVFQPSCIPGLCQTPEYIRAILDRKELTEDIVTRTVAARLHRQSALFDSTRSFRYLITESVLRWRLLSPPEMAVQLDRLTTLSRLPNVWLGIVPLSAPMSEVSTSSFIVYDSRLVIVEIPHAEITTTEPKDIELYRAKFDNFELSAIVGDAMRNMIEGIRDEFLKEQETAWNRRPESA, encoded by the coding sequence GTGACCGCCGATATGGGCAGCACGCTGCGGGAACTGCGGCAGGCCAGCGGGAAAGAGGCCAAGGCAGTCGCCCGCAGCGCTGCCATGTCGCCGTCCAAACTGAGTCGGATCGAGACCGGCAAGCTCAGCCCGAGCGTCATGGATGCCGACCGCATCCTGACGGCCCTGGGCGTCTCGGACGAGGTCCGGGCCGGGCTCATCGAGGTAGCCCGCCGGGAAGCCACCGAGGCGATCGCATGGCGCTCCTACCGGCGCACCGGTCTTCACCACCATCAGGACGCCATCCGCGCCGTGGAATCCGATACGACGGTTCAACGCGTGTTCCAGCCCTCCTGCATCCCCGGGCTGTGCCAGACGCCCGAGTACATCCGCGCCATTCTGGATCGCAAGGAGCTGACCGAGGACATAGTGACCCGGACGGTGGCAGCGAGACTCCACCGGCAGTCCGCACTGTTCGACTCCACCAGGTCCTTCCGGTATCTGATCACTGAGTCCGTGCTCCGCTGGCGGCTGCTGTCACCGCCAGAAATGGCGGTACAGCTCGACCGGCTGACCACTCTGTCCAGGCTTCCAAATGTGTGGCTGGGGATCGTGCCGCTCTCCGCACCGATGAGCGAGGTGTCAACATCATCGTTCATTGTCTACGACAGCCGTCTGGTGATCGTTGAGATTCCGCATGCCGAGATCACGACGACCGAGCCGAAGGATATCGAACTGTACCGCGCGAAGTTCGACAACTTCGAACTGTCGGCGATTGTCGGAGATGCCATGCGGAACATGATCGAAGGCATTCGGGACGAGTTCTTGAAGGAACAAGAAACCGCCTGGAACCGGAGACCCGAGAGCGCTTGA
- a CDS encoding DUF6879 family protein, translating to MNISPEAFGALFDGFQREAFRLEGLDDYTGSSSVDNLRAYLAGEQKPDDYNSAWLAQVKRNTDAGRRMYRVHVLSRPLSPYLRYELDWGYRTNQTAGEEFFILDVTNGSNPLAGVLDFWMFDDSSIVSMAYGEGGSFRGADQESDLEQWQRWRDVAMAHAEPFTDWWERYGKT from the coding sequence GTGAATATCTCACCTGAGGCCTTCGGAGCGCTTTTCGACGGCTTCCAGCGGGAGGCGTTCCGCCTCGAAGGTCTGGATGACTACACCGGTTCTTCGAGCGTCGACAACCTGCGGGCGTACCTCGCCGGCGAGCAGAAGCCGGACGATTACAATTCCGCGTGGTTGGCCCAGGTGAAGCGCAACACGGACGCCGGGCGGCGCATGTACCGGGTGCACGTGCTCTCCCGTCCCCTCAGTCCTTACCTGAGGTACGAGCTGGACTGGGGGTACCGGACCAACCAGACAGCGGGCGAGGAATTCTTCATCCTGGACGTCACGAACGGATCCAATCCGCTCGCAGGCGTACTCGATTTCTGGATGTTCGATGATTCCTCGATCGTCTCCATGGCGTATGGTGAGGGCGGTTCCTTCCGTGGCGCCGATCAGGAGTCTGATCTCGAACAATGGCAGCGTTGGCGTGATGTGGCGATGGCCCACGCCGAGCCGTTCACCGACTGGTGGGAGCGGTACGGAAAAACGTGA
- a CDS encoding DUF6879 family protein, which translates to MTDPDEVTQLHNAKAGEGLVIVPRELLADFPPRDADREPMLISFEQFDDMFETFEHTAFRLETRRRHRSDERTDICRRFTASQPAGWDLDDAWRRSRREQTASGKRFERVRIMDSPPTMGQRYLLDNAERNSAVGEDIRYLWRADADRLRLPDEDAWLFDSRVIALLHFDADDDLTGVELITDPVQVARACQVRDAAWHFAAPHRDFRAEAPSGE; encoded by the coding sequence GTGACCGACCCCGATGAGGTGACCCAACTCCACAACGCCAAAGCCGGGGAGGGACTCGTCATCGTGCCACGCGAGCTGCTGGCCGACTTCCCGCCGCGCGACGCCGATCGAGAGCCGATGCTGATCAGCTTCGAACAGTTCGACGACATGTTCGAGACATTCGAGCACACGGCCTTCCGACTGGAGACGCGTCGCCGGCACCGCTCCGACGAACGGACCGACATCTGCCGGCGGTTCACCGCGAGTCAGCCGGCGGGCTGGGACCTGGACGACGCCTGGCGCCGCTCGCGCCGCGAACAGACCGCCTCGGGGAAGCGATTCGAGCGTGTAAGGATCATGGACAGCCCTCCGACCATGGGGCAGCGGTACCTTCTCGACAACGCCGAACGGAACAGCGCTGTCGGAGAGGACATCCGTTACCTCTGGCGTGCCGATGCCGACCGGCTGCGCCTTCCGGACGAAGACGCCTGGCTGTTCGACTCGCGCGTTATCGCGCTGCTCCACTTCGACGCCGATGACGATCTGACGGGTGTGGAGCTGATCACGGATCCAGTGCAGGTGGCTCGTGCCTGCCAGGTCCGTGACGCAGCTTGGCACTTCGCCGCACCTCACCGGGACTTCAGAGCTGAAGCACCATCCGGCGAGTGA
- a CDS encoding Scr1 family TA system antitoxin-like transcriptional regulator: MASRRSTEHLPLTPEAFGWLLRDWREFRKMKIAPLARLIPCDASLLSRFEAAERFPREDYVVRLDELLEAGGFLLRAWRDVDWDREVVHPDWFKLYARLEAAAVLVRGYDVERIRGLLQTPEYARALFRFSRPDADEREIAASVAARMSRQKRFLVKDGPQLVAVLDEATLWRPVGGLTVMREQLQNLLDVGEHCPNVIIQVAHFGMEERTGMSNSLTLLTLPGAEEWAYSETMSKGYFVTDSETLKERSRFYDRLRAEALSAPDSARLIRAAMRGFYNVSIPRQQQPVLYSHRKADWRTSSYSGGDGGECVEVALNLDGVVPVRDSKDRQGPALAFDAQAWAAFTRGVVGGEFGAA, translated from the coding sequence ATGGCGAGTCGACGTTCCACCGAGCACCTGCCGCTGACGCCCGAGGCCTTCGGCTGGCTCCTGCGGGACTGGCGGGAGTTCCGGAAGATGAAGATCGCGCCGCTGGCGCGGCTGATCCCGTGCGACGCCTCGCTGCTGTCGCGCTTCGAGGCGGCGGAGCGGTTCCCGCGCGAGGACTACGTGGTGCGGCTGGACGAACTGCTGGAGGCGGGCGGGTTCCTGCTGCGGGCGTGGCGCGATGTGGACTGGGACCGGGAGGTGGTGCACCCGGACTGGTTCAAGCTGTACGCCCGGCTGGAGGCGGCGGCGGTCCTGGTGAGGGGGTATGACGTCGAGCGGATTCGAGGCCTGCTGCAGACGCCTGAGTATGCGCGGGCGCTCTTCCGTTTCAGTCGGCCGGACGCGGACGAGCGGGAGATCGCGGCCAGCGTCGCTGCTCGAATGAGTCGACAGAAGCGCTTTCTCGTCAAGGACGGCCCGCAGTTGGTGGCCGTCCTTGACGAGGCGACGCTCTGGCGTCCCGTCGGCGGTCTGACGGTGATGCGCGAGCAGCTCCAGAACCTGCTCGACGTGGGGGAGCACTGCCCCAACGTCATCATCCAGGTCGCCCACTTCGGTATGGAGGAGCGGACCGGCATGAGCAACAGCCTGACCCTCCTGACCCTCCCGGGAGCGGAGGAGTGGGCCTATTCGGAGACCATGAGCAAGGGGTACTTCGTTACCGACTCCGAGACCCTGAAGGAGCGTTCGCGGTTCTATGATCGACTCAGGGCGGAGGCACTGTCCGCACCGGACTCCGCCCGTCTGATCCGCGCCGCGATGAGAGGGTTCTACAACGTGAGCATCCCCAGGCAGCAGCAGCCAGTTCTGTACTCGCACCGCAAGGCGGACTGGCGGACCAGCAGCTACAGCGGAGGCGACGGCGGCGAGTGTGTCGAGGTGGCGTTGAACCTCGACGGTGTCGTCCCGGTGCGGGACAGCAAGGACCGGCAAGGGCCGGCGCTGGCGTTCGACGCCCAGGCGTGGGCGGCGTTCACCCGTGGCGTCGTGGGTGGAGAGTTCGGCGCGGCCTGA
- a CDS encoding cytidine deaminase: protein MLGGMTDLDPEDQKLLTLARSARARNGVAEGAAVRDETGRTYVAGTVELASLKLSAVRTAVAMAVASGAKGLEAAAVVTAGERPAEADLAAVRDLGGAGAPLLLAGPDGVLRVRVEA, encoded by the coding sequence ATGCTCGGCGGCATGACTGACCTTGATCCCGAAGACCAGAAGCTGCTCACCCTCGCCCGCTCCGCCCGGGCTCGCAACGGCGTCGCGGAGGGCGCGGCCGTGCGGGACGAGACCGGGCGCACCTACGTGGCCGGGACGGTCGAGCTGGCCTCGCTGAAGCTGAGCGCGGTGCGGACGGCGGTGGCGATGGCGGTGGCCAGCGGTGCCAAGGGGCTGGAGGCGGCGGCCGTGGTGACGGCGGGGGAGAGGCCGGCCGAGGCGGACCTGGCGGCCGTGCGGGACCTGGGCGGGGCCGGCGCGCCCCTGCTGCTGGCCGGGCCGGACGGGGTGCTGCGGGTTCGCGTCGAGGCGTGA